One genomic region from Spirosoma sp. KCTC 42546 encodes:
- a CDS encoding Uma2 family endonuclease, translating to MEATIEQVSAYELERGKPMPTLNHAYVQKNLLVSLDYRYRKTLTVLSELNLSMPERPDAVPDIAIYPKLQIDFLHDVTSMTQMPLTAIEIVSPSQSDAEILAKFERYFNAGVQSCWLVMPSFQAISVYSAFGKYRFFSENDTLTDALTGIELNLSEIFS from the coding sequence ATGGAAGCAACTATCGAGCAAGTATCTGCTTACGAATTGGAACGCGGAAAACCTATGCCCACTTTAAATCATGCGTACGTGCAGAAAAATCTGCTAGTTAGTTTAGACTATCGGTATCGAAAAACGCTCACCGTTTTGTCAGAGTTAAACTTAAGCATGCCCGAACGACCCGATGCTGTACCTGATATTGCTATCTACCCAAAGCTCCAGATCGACTTTCTGCACGATGTTACATCCATGACCCAAATGCCGCTAACGGCCATCGAAATTGTGTCGCCCTCACAGTCAGATGCTGAAATTCTGGCCAAATTTGAGCGATACTTCAACGCTGGCGTTCAATCCTGCTGGTTGGTTATGCCCAGCTTTCAGGCTATTTCAGTGTATTCTGCTTTTGGTAAATACCGCTTCTTCTCCGAGAATGATACACTTACTGATGCGTTAACAGGAATTGAATTGAACTTAAGCGAAATTTTCTCTTAG
- a CDS encoding ABC transporter permease, with translation MLRNYLKIAFRTLWKNRTHTLINIVGLSVAFGTCVLLFLTATFELSYDNFHTNADRIFRLNFLSTNRDGTTDKGATMPYPISPSLKAEFPEIEGVTRWFDRSASVRRNNQTYNKDVRMADADFLNMFSFPLQKGNANTAMNSLSDIVISENMAKDIFGKEDPIGKPLQLRMGDAWQAFTVTGVVSNAPKNSSIDFDALIRSENAGDYQEFKTRWDHGNHDVYVKVKAGTDPQTLQRRTQAFMNKYFAKDIKERQEQGYPKNELGFQRSLLLEPLRDVHFDTVTTHGGGISRAYVYTLLLVGLFILAIACINFINLTIAQSLSRAREVGVRKSLGAKRAQLFGQIWGETLLLCFVALLIGLGLAYLTLPTFNRLFRSYLALSDFMKPVVLLVTALGFLLITLVAGGYPSWFVTRFNAVEVLKGKVKMSRPGLLRNSLIVTQFTIACLLIVCTMIVRQQISYLQQKPMGLDKEQVISIPVGNELNGTEALKAMRDRLANQPNITAVSGSGVNIGAGLDGSSSRMMFGFQYGKRDITCDWLRIDTDYLKTMGIKLLQGRDFSPAFSTDSSSSVLITQSMAKALGEANPVGKFIKPDNKEYQIVGVVSDFNLYSLHQEAKPITLQMQSNWPISYILVRVNPQNLTGAMETVKSVWKTIAPKQEFIGSFLDANTERWYKKEQRLSTIFSSAAGIAILLSCMGLFSIALIAIQQRTKEIGVRKVLGASVPSIVALLSKDFLKLVVAAIVIASPIAWYAMDKWLSDFAYKIDIEWWVFALAGSLAILIALVTVSFQSVRAALMNPVKSLRSE, from the coding sequence ATGCTTCGCAACTACCTGAAAATCGCCTTCCGAACGCTCTGGAAAAACCGTACACACACGCTGATTAACATCGTGGGATTGTCGGTCGCCTTCGGCACCTGTGTGCTGTTATTTCTGACAGCCACGTTCGAATTATCATACGATAACTTCCACACCAACGCCGACCGTATTTTCCGGCTCAACTTCCTCTCCACCAACCGCGACGGAACTACGGATAAAGGAGCCACCATGCCTTACCCAATATCACCTTCGCTCAAAGCCGAATTCCCGGAGATCGAAGGCGTTACGCGCTGGTTCGACCGGAGCGCGAGTGTTCGGCGGAATAACCAGACCTACAACAAGGATGTCCGCATGGCCGATGCTGACTTTCTGAACATGTTCAGCTTCCCGCTCCAAAAAGGCAACGCAAACACGGCCATGAACAGCCTGAGCGATATTGTCATCAGCGAGAACATGGCCAAGGATATTTTTGGGAAGGAAGACCCAATTGGAAAGCCACTCCAACTCCGCATGGGCGATGCCTGGCAGGCATTTACCGTGACGGGCGTGGTGAGTAATGCGCCTAAAAACTCATCCATTGATTTTGATGCGCTGATCCGTAGTGAAAATGCTGGCGATTATCAGGAGTTTAAAACCCGCTGGGATCATGGCAACCACGATGTGTATGTAAAGGTGAAAGCCGGTACAGACCCGCAAACGCTCCAACGGCGGACACAGGCGTTCATGAATAAATATTTCGCGAAGGACATCAAAGAACGGCAGGAACAGGGCTATCCTAAAAATGAACTGGGCTTCCAGCGAAGCCTGCTTCTGGAGCCCCTGCGCGATGTGCATTTCGATACGGTTACCACGCATGGCGGAGGTATCAGTCGGGCCTACGTGTACACGCTGTTACTCGTTGGTTTGTTTATTCTGGCGATTGCCTGCATCAATTTCATCAACTTGACCATTGCGCAGTCGCTCTCGCGGGCGCGGGAAGTGGGTGTCCGAAAATCGCTGGGCGCGAAACGGGCCCAGTTATTCGGTCAAATCTGGGGCGAAACGCTGCTACTGTGTTTTGTCGCACTGCTCATCGGCCTGGGTCTCGCCTACCTAACATTGCCTACGTTCAATCGCCTGTTCCGAAGCTATCTGGCCTTATCCGACTTCATGAAGCCTGTTGTTCTCCTGGTGACGGCGCTGGGCTTTCTGCTCATTACGCTGGTGGCAGGTGGTTATCCATCCTGGTTCGTGACGCGCTTCAACGCCGTGGAAGTGCTGAAAGGAAAAGTGAAGATGAGCCGTCCGGGTTTATTACGCAATTCTCTCATCGTCACGCAGTTTACTATTGCCTGCCTGCTTATTGTGTGCACGATGATTGTGCGCCAGCAGATTAGTTACCTGCAACAGAAACCGATGGGACTGGACAAGGAACAGGTAATCAGTATCCCGGTCGGTAATGAGTTGAATGGAACGGAAGCGCTGAAAGCCATGCGCGACCGACTGGCAAACCAACCTAACATCACAGCCGTATCGGGTTCAGGTGTTAACATCGGTGCTGGGTTAGACGGCAGTTCGTCGCGGATGATGTTCGGCTTCCAGTATGGCAAACGCGACATTACCTGCGATTGGCTGCGAATAGATACGGACTATCTGAAAACGATGGGCATCAAACTCCTGCAAGGCCGCGACTTCAGCCCAGCGTTCAGTACGGATTCAAGTTCATCCGTACTGATTACGCAAAGCATGGCCAAAGCACTTGGAGAAGCCAATCCGGTGGGCAAGTTCATCAAACCCGACAACAAAGAATACCAGATCGTGGGCGTTGTATCGGATTTTAACCTGTATTCATTGCATCAGGAAGCCAAACCCATTACGCTGCAAATGCAGTCGAATTGGCCAATAAGCTATATTCTGGTTCGGGTGAATCCGCAAAACCTGACGGGTGCTATGGAAACGGTTAAAAGCGTCTGGAAAACGATTGCGCCGAAGCAGGAATTCATTGGGTCGTTTCTGGATGCAAACACCGAACGCTGGTACAAAAAAGAGCAGCGCTTATCCACTATATTCTCGTCGGCGGCTGGCATTGCCATTTTACTATCGTGCATGGGTCTGTTTTCCATTGCCCTGATCGCGATTCAGCAGCGGACGAAGGAAATCGGTGTTCGGAAGGTGTTGGGCGCCAGCGTTCCGAGCATTGTGGCCTTACTTTCCAAAGACTTCCTGAAATTGGTTGTAGCTGCCATTGTCATTGCCTCGCCCATTGCCTGGTACGCTATGGATAAATGGCTATCCGATTTCGCTTACAAAATTGATATTGAGTGGTGGGTATTTGCGCTGGCGGGCTCGCTGGCGATTCTCATTGCGCTGGTAACGGTGAGTTTCCAGAGTGTGCGAGCCGCGTTGATGAATCCTGTTAAATCACTAAGATCGGAGTAA
- a CDS encoding ABC transporter permease, translating to MLRNYLKIALRNLAKHKVNTGINVAGLAIGMACCLLIVMYVSDELSYDQHWTNGARVYRMALERKYPGRSTKYALIPPSYAQSVKKEIPEIEQVTRIFSAGTNAPVLVKLNGRTVEEKDFMVVDSTFFQVFQTPLRRGNPNQVLSRPNTVVLTESTAKRLFGQTNPIGKMLEIVQGPKLEVTGICADPSHNAHFTYNFLSSTRGFPQAEQVNHIGFSAYTYLLLRPNTQPETVEAKLPAVVEKYASGEVERSFGVSYRDYLKAGNGYFYFLQPLPSIHLDSHLEAELQPNGSRSLVSIFSIIAGFVLLIACINFMNLATARSSERAREVGIRKSLGSTTQQLAAQFLTESVLLSLFSLGVAAFLVASLLTPFNTLASKSLTLTSLVRWETLPLLVGGAIAVGLLAGSYPAGVLSAFEPIKVLKGKFSSTRQGHLLRNGLVVFQFAISVLLIVSTIVVFSQLNFIQQKELGFTKESVVKLKGAFFLGNNTEAFKAEVAKLSGVTGVGGTTNTPGEDGFFGITFRKNGENETVTGKGCVVDEQYLQTMQMSMLAGRPFSRQFDDSLSVILNEEAARQIGLTDPIGKQITSPDNFVQNNGQPVTYTVVGIVRNFHFGSLHQRISPLFVLNDRLFKKVDNQLVVRVRTDEPEAIVGQMESLWKRYLPDQPFHYSYLATDWSDLYKSEQVAQRIFGLFAMLAIFIACMGLLGLAIYVIRLRTKEIGVRKVLGASIPSLVALLSKDFLKLVLIAIVIAAPIAWYIMSQWLQDFAYKIDMEWWMFAVAGLLAVSIALLTVSFQSIKAALMNPVKSLKSE from the coding sequence ATGCTACGAAACTATCTCAAAATCGCCCTGCGGAATCTGGCGAAACACAAGGTTAATACGGGCATTAACGTGGCCGGGTTAGCCATTGGTATGGCGTGTTGCCTGCTCATTGTGATGTACGTTTCCGATGAGTTGAGTTATGACCAGCATTGGACAAACGGAGCGCGTGTGTATCGGATGGCGCTTGAGCGGAAATACCCCGGCCGTAGCACTAAGTACGCGCTCATTCCGCCGTCGTATGCCCAATCGGTTAAGAAGGAAATACCGGAGATAGAGCAGGTAACACGCATTTTTTCTGCGGGCACCAATGCGCCAGTACTCGTTAAACTGAATGGCCGAACGGTTGAAGAGAAGGACTTTATGGTGGTCGACTCAACCTTTTTTCAGGTGTTTCAGACACCCCTTCGGCGCGGGAATCCCAATCAGGTGCTGAGTCGTCCGAATACGGTTGTCCTGACCGAAAGCACGGCCAAACGGTTGTTCGGCCAGACAAATCCCATTGGCAAGATGCTGGAGATTGTGCAGGGGCCGAAACTGGAAGTAACGGGCATCTGCGCCGATCCGTCGCACAATGCTCACTTTACCTATAACTTCCTGTCGTCTACGCGAGGGTTTCCGCAAGCCGAGCAAGTCAATCACATTGGGTTTTCGGCCTATACATACCTGCTTTTACGCCCGAACACACAGCCCGAAACGGTCGAAGCCAAGCTCCCAGCCGTGGTAGAAAAATACGCGTCTGGAGAGGTAGAGCGGAGCTTTGGGGTGTCTTACCGTGATTACCTTAAGGCCGGAAATGGGTATTTCTATTTCCTGCAACCCCTTCCCAGCATTCACCTCGACTCACATCTCGAAGCCGAACTTCAACCCAATGGGAGCCGGTCGCTGGTCTCTATTTTTTCCATCATCGCAGGTTTCGTCTTGCTGATTGCCTGCATCAACTTCATGAACTTAGCCACCGCCCGGTCGTCGGAGCGAGCGCGTGAAGTGGGCATCCGAAAATCGCTCGGCTCGACGACGCAGCAGCTGGCCGCTCAATTCCTGACCGAATCGGTCTTGCTGAGCCTGTTCAGTTTAGGCGTGGCTGCTTTTTTGGTAGCTAGTTTACTCACCCCATTCAATACATTAGCCAGTAAATCGCTTACGTTAACCTCGCTGGTCCGGTGGGAAACGCTGCCGCTATTGGTAGGCGGAGCTATTGCTGTAGGCTTGCTTGCAGGTAGCTATCCGGCGGGCGTGTTATCGGCCTTCGAACCGATCAAAGTGCTAAAAGGCAAGTTCAGCTCGACCCGACAGGGGCATCTGTTACGAAACGGCCTGGTGGTGTTTCAGTTTGCCATATCGGTGCTCCTGATTGTCAGTACCATCGTCGTATTCAGTCAGTTGAATTTCATTCAGCAAAAAGAACTGGGCTTCACGAAAGAATCGGTTGTGAAGCTCAAAGGTGCTTTTTTTCTGGGCAACAACACCGAAGCCTTTAAGGCGGAAGTGGCTAAATTATCGGGCGTAACCGGCGTGGGGGGCACCACGAATACGCCCGGCGAAGATGGCTTTTTCGGCATTACGTTCCGCAAAAATGGCGAGAACGAAACCGTTACGGGAAAAGGCTGTGTGGTGGATGAGCAATACCTGCAAACGATGCAAATGAGCATGCTGGCCGGACGTCCATTTAGTCGCCAGTTCGATGATTCGCTGTCGGTTATTTTAAACGAGGAAGCCGCCCGGCAGATTGGCCTGACGGACCCCATCGGGAAGCAGATAACTAGCCCAGACAACTTTGTGCAGAACAATGGTCAACCCGTTACGTACACGGTAGTGGGCATCGTTCGTAATTTTCACTTTGGCTCATTACACCAGCGCATTAGCCCCCTATTTGTCCTGAACGACCGTCTATTCAAAAAAGTAGATAATCAACTCGTAGTGCGGGTACGTACCGATGAACCAGAAGCCATAGTCGGCCAGATGGAGAGCCTCTGGAAACGTTACCTCCCCGACCAGCCCTTTCACTATTCTTACCTCGCCACCGACTGGAGTGATTTATACAAATCGGAACAGGTAGCCCAGCGAATCTTTGGTCTGTTTGCGATGCTGGCCATTTTCATTGCCTGCATGGGCTTGCTGGGACTGGCCATATATGTTATTCGACTGCGTACCAAGGAAATCGGTGTTCGAAAAGTGCTGGGGGCATCCATTCCAAGTCTGGTGGCGCTGCTCTCGAAAGACTTCCTGAAACTGGTCTTAATCGCTATTGTCATTGCCGCTCCAATCGCCTGGTACATCATGAGCCAATGGTTACAGGATTTTGCCTACAAGATTGACATGGAATGGTGGATGTTCGCCGTAGCCGGTCTGCTGGCAGTGAGCATTGCGCTGTTGACCGTGAGTTTTCAAAGTATCAAAGCCGCCTTGATGAATCCGGTGAAAAGTTTAAAATCGGAGTAA
- a CDS encoding ABC transporter permease, which yields MLRNYLKIAVRSLLKNKLYSSINVLGLALGMACSLLIGLWVKDELSYDRFLPDAERIMYVRVNFPYNGELVTNSVTPGPLQEAIAKDVPAVAAVTKINYGPELLIKPVGNQTTGEKAAKEKGHYATDDFFGVFDLPAIYGNPKTALAQTNQIVITRKIAEKYFPAGLAMGKTIQLDNDKFYVVGAVIEDLPNNSSLQFDWLVNWKVQEQDWMKTWGNNGFYTYVRLKPNTTVAQAEAAMKHIYPRFAGKNFETGLPTLQPITDLHLYAEYKNGKSVGGRIEYVRIFSIVALFILLIACINFMNLATARSANRAKEVGVRKVVGALRSSLIGQFLSESVLTSLVAVVLALGLVWSVLPTFNEVFGKQLMLNLAEPMLWAIILVLVLVTGFLSGSYPALFLSSLQPIKILKGRLQFGSGPALFRRTLVVFQFSLSIFLIVGMLVVGKQMNYLRTKNLGLDREDVVYVPLEGEIAQPKKVDVFRQEVMRKPSIASATTTMSLPVNIQSTSGDLKWPGKDPNLGTSVSVMAVGSDFTRTMNIKLVAGRDFRMDSPADSARYLINESAAKLMGMKDPVGKEVEFWMGKGQIIGLMKDFHLNSLHQAISPLILVFNSANTSYLLVKTRPGQTQQAIADLEQLSKEFNPNYPFTYHFMDEEYEKMYRSEQQVNTLVNYFGILAILISCLGLFALAAFTAEQRTKEIGVRKVLGASIPNIIGLLSTDFLKLVLIAIILASPLAWWAVSKWLGTFAYQTDLAWWIFAVAGVLAITIAFLTVSYQSIKAAMVNPVTSLKSE from the coding sequence ATGTTACGAAACTATCTCAAAATCGCGGTTCGGAGTTTGCTGAAGAACAAACTCTATTCAAGTATCAATGTGCTTGGCTTAGCGCTGGGCATGGCGTGCAGTTTACTAATTGGCTTATGGGTAAAAGATGAACTAAGCTACGACCGGTTTCTGCCCGATGCCGAGCGCATTATGTACGTTCGGGTCAACTTTCCTTACAATGGCGAGCTAGTCACCAACTCCGTTACGCCCGGCCCGTTGCAGGAGGCCATTGCGAAAGATGTACCGGCAGTAGCTGCTGTCACCAAAATCAACTACGGCCCTGAGTTGTTGATCAAACCCGTTGGCAATCAGACAACAGGCGAAAAAGCAGCTAAAGAAAAAGGGCATTATGCTACCGATGACTTCTTTGGCGTATTCGACCTACCCGCCATTTACGGCAACCCAAAAACTGCGCTGGCCCAAACGAACCAGATTGTCATTACCCGAAAAATAGCGGAAAAATATTTTCCGGCCGGGTTAGCTATGGGCAAAACCATACAACTCGACAACGACAAATTCTACGTGGTTGGGGCCGTTATTGAAGACTTACCCAACAACTCCAGCCTGCAATTCGACTGGCTCGTAAACTGGAAAGTACAAGAGCAGGACTGGATGAAAACCTGGGGAAATAATGGCTTCTATACGTATGTCCGCCTAAAGCCGAATACAACCGTAGCGCAGGCTGAGGCCGCCATGAAACACATTTATCCGCGCTTTGCGGGTAAAAACTTCGAGACGGGCTTACCAACACTACAACCCATTACCGACCTGCATCTGTATGCTGAATACAAAAATGGAAAAAGCGTTGGCGGACGCATCGAATACGTACGAATATTCTCCATCGTCGCACTGTTTATCCTGCTGATTGCCTGTATCAATTTTATGAACCTGGCCACGGCTCGTTCAGCGAATCGGGCCAAGGAAGTTGGCGTCCGGAAAGTGGTTGGGGCACTACGTTCATCGTTGATTGGTCAGTTTTTGAGCGAATCGGTGTTGACGAGTCTGGTGGCTGTTGTACTGGCTTTAGGACTGGTTTGGTCTGTACTGCCCACCTTCAATGAGGTATTCGGGAAACAATTAATGCTCAACCTGGCTGAGCCAATGCTGTGGGCTATCATTCTGGTTTTGGTGCTGGTTACTGGTTTCTTGTCGGGCAGCTATCCGGCCTTGTTCCTATCCTCGCTTCAACCGATTAAAATCCTGAAAGGTCGCCTGCAATTCGGTTCAGGCCCTGCTTTGTTCCGGCGAACCTTGGTGGTGTTTCAGTTTTCGCTCTCGATTTTCCTGATTGTGGGCATGCTGGTGGTAGGCAAGCAGATGAACTACCTGCGCACCAAAAATCTCGGTCTCGACCGGGAGGATGTGGTGTATGTACCGCTGGAAGGAGAGATTGCCCAACCCAAAAAAGTAGACGTCTTTCGGCAGGAAGTGATGCGGAAGCCTTCCATTGCGTCGGCCACAACAACCATGTCGTTACCGGTCAATATTCAGAGCACATCCGGCGATTTAAAATGGCCGGGTAAAGATCCTAACCTGGGCACGAGTGTTTCCGTGATGGCCGTAGGGAGCGACTTCACCCGAACCATGAATATCAAACTGGTGGCAGGGCGTGATTTCCGGATGGATAGTCCGGCTGACTCGGCCCGGTATCTTATCAATGAAAGCGCGGCTAAACTGATGGGCATGAAAGATCCGGTTGGTAAAGAAGTGGAATTCTGGATGGGTAAAGGTCAGATTATCGGGCTCATGAAAGATTTCCATCTGAACTCACTCCATCAGGCCATCAGCCCACTCATTCTGGTTTTCAACTCAGCCAATACGAGTTACTTACTGGTAAAAACCCGCCCTGGACAAACTCAGCAGGCCATTGCCGATCTGGAGCAGTTGTCGAAGGAGTTCAATCCAAACTACCCCTTCACGTACCATTTCATGGATGAAGAATACGAGAAAATGTACCGCAGTGAGCAGCAGGTGAATACGCTCGTCAATTACTTCGGGATACTTGCCATTCTGATTTCGTGCCTGGGCTTGTTTGCGCTGGCTGCCTTCACCGCCGAGCAGCGTACTAAGGAAATTGGGGTTCGAAAAGTACTGGGGGCCAGCATACCAAACATCATTGGCCTACTCTCGACCGATTTTTTGAAGCTTGTCCTGATTGCTATTATCCTGGCCTCTCCGCTGGCCTGGTGGGCGGTCAGCAAATGGCTCGGCACGTTCGCGTATCAAACCGATTTGGCGTGGTGGATTTTTGCGGTGGCAGGAGTATTAGCCATCACCATTGCCTTTTTAACCGTCAGTTATCAGAGCATTAAAGCGGCTATGGTGAATCCGGTAACGAGTTTAAAAAGTGAATAA
- a CDS encoding ABC transporter permease, with product MLTNYAKIAIRSLLKNKFYSSINVFGLALGMACALLVGLWVHDELSYDRFLPGVENIYNVRVNYAFNGGPVETAMYTPGPLKEAISRDVPGIAAITKLNDSGPILVKAVNGSSTEKSAKEQGEYASSDFFDVFDLPALYGNPKVALGQLNQIIISRRLAEKYFPNEVALGKTLQLDNQKNYTVGAVLENLPSNSTLQFDWLTNFKNYEEAWMNEWGTNSVLIYARLKSGITVAQTEALLKGIFPRYAKFNNHEAPILHPMADMHLYSEYKNGKVVGGQIEYVRIFSIVALFILLIACINFMNLATARSSVRAKEVGVRKVVGAGRSSLIGQFLSESILTSLLAVVLALSFVSAILPTFNALFERQLTLDLTNSTLWFIIAGLVLITGFLSGSYPALFLSALQPIKILKGSGPSSRLQFGAGPALFRRTLVVFQFSLSIFLIVGMLVVGKQMNYLRTKNLGLDRENVVYIPLEGALAQPQTMEPYRQAILRNPSVASATLTNRLPIDVRSNSTDLSWPGKDPKRLVSVSAMSVGSDFIRTTNIKLLGGRDFRAGSLADSSNYLINETAAKLMGLKAPVGKEITFWRGKGQIVGLMKDFHLSSLHQAITPLVVVFYPENTRYLLVKTQAGKTQQAIADLEQVSKQFNPTYPFTYHFLDEAFEKLYKAEQQISTLVNYFGILAILISCLGLFALAAFTAEQRTKEIGVRKVLGASVASIVTLLSTDFLRLVLIALVLASPLAWWAVNKWLGTFAYQTELSWWIFGLAGALALLIAFLTVSYQSIKAALMNPVKSLKTE from the coding sequence ATGCTAACCAACTACGCCAAAATCGCTATTCGGAGTTTGTTGAAGAACAAATTCTATTCGTCAATCAACGTCTTTGGTCTGGCGCTGGGCATGGCGTGTGCGTTACTCGTCGGGTTGTGGGTACACGATGAACTGAGTTATGATCGTTTCCTGCCCGGCGTTGAAAACATTTATAACGTACGGGTCAATTATGCGTTCAACGGTGGCCCGGTCGAAACGGCTATGTATACACCCGGCCCGCTGAAAGAGGCCATTTCACGCGATGTACCGGGTATAGCAGCCATAACCAAACTCAATGATAGTGGGCCAATTCTGGTAAAAGCAGTTAATGGTTCCAGCACCGAGAAATCGGCGAAAGAACAGGGAGAATATGCGTCGTCCGATTTCTTTGATGTATTTGACTTGCCTGCACTTTATGGCAATCCCAAAGTCGCGTTAGGCCAGCTTAACCAGATCATTATCTCGCGCCGACTGGCCGAGAAGTATTTTCCAAACGAAGTTGCCCTGGGCAAAACGCTCCAGCTCGACAACCAGAAAAACTACACCGTTGGGGCTGTCCTTGAAAATTTACCCAGCAACTCGACGCTTCAATTCGACTGGCTGACCAACTTCAAGAACTATGAGGAGGCATGGATGAATGAGTGGGGCACAAACTCCGTGCTCATCTACGCACGCCTGAAGTCTGGCATAACCGTGGCTCAAACCGAGGCACTTCTGAAAGGCATTTTCCCACGCTACGCCAAGTTCAATAATCACGAGGCTCCCATTCTGCATCCCATGGCAGACATGCACCTCTATTCGGAGTATAAAAACGGGAAAGTGGTTGGCGGTCAGATTGAGTACGTCCGGATATTCTCCATCGTCGCGCTGTTTATTCTGCTGATTGCCTGCATCAATTTCATGAACTTAGCTACGGCACGTTCGTCGGTTCGGGCAAAGGAAGTGGGGGTTCGGAAAGTAGTTGGTGCAGGACGTTCGTCGCTGATTGGGCAGTTTCTAAGCGAGTCGATCCTCACGAGTCTATTAGCCGTAGTGCTGGCACTGAGTTTTGTCTCCGCCATCTTACCAACATTCAATGCGCTGTTTGAAAGGCAGTTGACACTTGACCTAACCAACTCAACTCTTTGGTTTATCATTGCTGGCCTGGTGCTGATAACCGGCTTTTTATCGGGGAGCTATCCAGCGCTGTTTCTGTCGGCGCTACAACCCATTAAAATCCTGAAAGGTAGCGGTCCGTCGTCACGGTTGCAGTTTGGTGCTGGCCCTGCTTTGTTCCGGCGGACGTTGGTGGTGTTTCAGTTTTCGCTCTCGATTTTCCTGATTGTGGGCATGCTGGTGGTGGGTAAGCAGATGAATTATCTCCGCACTAAAAACCTCGGCCTCGACCGGGAAAATGTGGTGTATATACCGTTGGAAGGAGCGCTGGCCCAGCCACAAACAATGGAACCCTATCGGCAGGCGATTTTACGCAATCCATCTGTGGCCTCGGCAACCTTGACGAATCGGCTACCCATCGATGTGCGAAGTAATTCAACGGATTTGAGTTGGCCCGGCAAAGACCCCAAGCGTCTGGTTAGTGTATCGGCCATGTCGGTAGGGAGCGATTTTATTCGAACAACGAATATCAAACTGCTCGGTGGACGAGATTTTCGAGCAGGCAGTTTAGCCGACTCCTCGAATTACCTGATCAACGAAACAGCCGCTAAACTAATGGGGCTAAAAGCCCCAGTTGGTAAAGAAATTACGTTTTGGCGGGGTAAAGGGCAGATAGTGGGTCTGATGAAGGATTTCCATTTAAGCTCACTGCACCAGGCGATTACACCCTTAGTCGTGGTTTTCTATCCAGAAAATACAAGATACCTGCTTGTGAAAACGCAGGCTGGCAAAACCCAACAGGCCATTGCCGATCTGGAGCAGGTTAGCAAACAGTTCAATCCGACCTACCCGTTCACCTATCATTTCTTGGACGAAGCCTTCGAGAAACTGTACAAGGCCGAACAGCAAATCAGCACACTTGTCAATTATTTCGGCATATTGGCTATCCTGATTTCGTGTCTGGGCTTATTTGCATTGGCCGCCTTTACAGCTGAGCAGCGAACGAAAGAAATTGGCGTTCGGAAAGTCTTAGGTGCATCGGTCGCCAGTATTGTTACCCTGCTATCGACCGACTTCCTGCGACTAGTGTTGATTGCCTTGGTGCTCGCATCGCCCCTAGCGTGGTGGGCGGTCAACAAATGGCTGGGCACGTTCGCCTACCAAACCGAACTGAGCTGGTGGATTTTCGGTCTGGCAGGTGCACTAGCTCTGCTGATTGCTTTCCTAACCGTAAGCTACCAGAGTATAAAAGCAGCGTTAATGAATCCGGTAAAAAGCTTAAAAACTGAATGA